TTCCTCTTAATAAGTTTTTCTCTTTTCTTCCTCTTGTATTTTTCTCTCTCCTCTTTTTATTTTATTCTATTCCCGGGTTTTGTTGGGATTTTTACGACTTCTCTATAAAGGTAATTGTTTTAGGTTAACGTCCTACCTTTAAGGAAAGTTAGGTTTAAGGGAATACACTTGCAAAAACGGGACAAAAAATACAGAAATAATACTAGATCCCATAAAAATCATATTAATGAAATTTAGAGGATGATGAAAGTAATGAAAATTTATTTTTTGGTATTACTTTCACTATGATATGAAGTCATATTTTGTGACGTTGGGTTTTAATGAAACTTATCTGTTAAGACTTCTAAATGAGACTTCGGCTCAAAAAGAGGATAAACTGGTGATAGTTGTACCTTCACCTATCGTTAGTGGAACTAGAACTGCAATAGAGAATGTTAAAATTCAGAGTTATAGGCTTCACTATCCTGAACCTGAGGTTCATGAAATCAAACTCTCTGACTTTAATACCACTCTTTCCCAAATTTTGGATTATCTCTTACCTTTACCAGAACCCATAATTTCCGATTTAACAATAGGTATGAGAATGTTTAATTCGCTTATATTGATTAATATACTAATAAGTAAGAAGAAATTCACGGTTTATCTTAGGGATGAGGGAGGTGGAAGTACTGTAATATCATTTAACGATAATGCGATAAACGCGCTATTAAGGGATTACACAAAGGAGGAGATGAGGATGCTGGATGTGATTAAACGGAATAATGGGATTAGTACAACTGAGCTGGCAAAAGTTTTGGGCAAGAGCGAGAAAACTCTGCTAAATAAGATCACGGAATTGAAGAAGATTGGAATAGTAACACAAAAGGGAAAGGACAGAAAGGTGGAAATCACGCCATTGGGAGAAAACGCTATGAAGCTGATTGAAAAGAAGCTGACTTCTTCCGTTAGCAATTTACAAAAATGCGGGCAGAAAGCTTCGCCTTTTTAAGGCGGAGATGAATGCCCGCGAAAAGTTAAAATAAAAGCAAAAACAGAAAAAACACTCATGCTACAAGCTCCAGAGCGAGCTGTCCGCGAGGACAGTTCCATCGAGGAGGAGATCGTGACAGTCAAAATGAAGATCTCCTCCTCGGCTCTGGAGCCCTTAGCCGAAAAGTATATACGTGCCAAGAGGTTCGTTCTACAATGGTTATATGAACACAAAACCACTTCTCTAAAAGAAGTCCACAAAGCATTGTATGAAGTCCTCAGGGAGAAATTTGGTTTGAAATCAAAACTTGCTCAAGATTGCTATCGTGATGCCATTGCCGTATATAAGAGTTGGTCAAAGAATCCCAAAAAAGGGAGATTTCCAATCTTAAGAAACGTTTCCTTATGGTTAACACCAAAAGCTAGTTATACTGTTGATTTCAACACGGTGACAGCTAAGATACTGGGAGAGGAAGTGAAAATAGTGGGATATCCTCACAATCTTTCACAGTACAAGGCGTTACATGCTTCGCCTCTAACAATTTAACTATTTTTCATAACTTGTCTAAGGCTGAAGACAAGGTTGAATCCCCATCAACACTTGGCTCCCTCCCTTTCCTAACCCTGACCACCTTCTTAGAATCACCTTTATAAACACCATCACGTAAAACGTGAAACACAATCCTAGCAAGCTTATTAGCAACAGCAACAAGAGCCTTCTTACCACTCCCACTCCTCTCCTTAATTCTAGTATAAAACTCATTAAGCTTACCATCAACCCTAACAGCAACTCTCGCAGCAAGAAAGAAAACACGCCTCAAATACTTATTACCCGGAATCAACCCATTGTGGCTCAAGAACTCACCACTCTGCTTAGTTCTTGGAGAAAGGCCTGCATAAGAGCAAAAAGCCTTAGAGTTTGAGAATCGAGAAATATCACCAACCTCTCCCAGCTGTGGTAAAACCTATTCCGGGAACTCTGAGTAGTTCTGCAAGAGTAGCCTTGGGGATTAGGGTGGCAATCATGTCATCAATCTCCTTAACTTGCCCTTCAACCACATTCATCTCTTCTACTAGTTGTTTCAAAATTAATATTTCACCCTTGTTTAGTTTTCTCCCTAATAAGTTCTTTAGTTTCTCTTTCTCCTCATTGTTTAGTTCTTGTTCCTTTACTAGTTTGTCTAGTATTTGTCTTCCTTCTTTGTTGAATGGTTCTATCTTGTATCCTGCTGTTTGTAATGTTTTTCTTATCATGTTTTTTAGTTGTGTTATTCTCTCCTCTAGTTGTTTTCTGTGTCTTTCTAGTTCTCTTTCGTTTTCTTTTGGTATGTATGATGTTTTTATTGCTCCTATTGCGTATGCTAGTGCTAGTCTTTTTGAGTCTAGTTTGTCTGTTTTCTTTCCAAGTATTTCTCTTAATTGTAGTGGGTTTACTACTCCTATGTTGTATCCTTTTTGTGTTAGCTTGTCGTATAGGTAGTAGAAGTATACTCCAGTTGCTTCCATTATTCCTTCCTTGTAGTCTCCTAGGAAGTTTATGAGTTGTTGTATTCCTTCGTTGTCGTATTTGAATTCTCTTGTCTCGCTTTCTCTCTCTATTAATTGTTCCCCTTGTTGTTCTAGTCTTATTTTTGTCACTACTATTTTTGATTCTCCAACGTCAATTCCAAAGGTTTTTAATTTTATTTGTTGCACGTGTTATATTGTTTTTCCTCTCGTATTAGGTTTTCTATCATAATACTTCTATAGAATATCAGACTATTTTTCACTTGTTTTCCTAGTTATGACTACTTTTTGCCCCTCGAAAAAAGGTGATATTCTCCTACACGGGGTTTTAACCCCATTTGTTAGATTATTGAGGGGATCGTGAGCCAGCCTTGTACACGGGGTTTTTAGCCCCTACTTCGCTTTTGGCTTATGTTGATTTTTTCTTGAGTGCTTATTTGTTTTTCTGTTATAATACTTGGAGTGTTAACCTTGGTGAATGTCTTGCGTGAAAAACGTAGGAGGACTTCAAAGTGAGAGAAGCAAGACTAGTCAAGAGAGGAGATAATTGGTATCTTAACGTGACAATGAAAAAGAAAGTACAAGTAGAGAAGCAAGTTAAGGGGCTTATAGCTGTTGACATAAACATGGATTTTATCACGTTAGGTAATGATAAACAAGTTATAGAAATTCCAACACGTCTAGATGATTCAGCGCATTATAAGAAACTTGCTGAGAATCTGCAGAAAAGGTACCCCAAGAGGTGGAGAGAGAATAAGAGGATTCTCAATAGGATTAGGAGCTTTCACATAAAGGTAA
The nucleotide sequence above comes from Sulfolobus tengchongensis. Encoded proteins:
- the csa3 gene encoding CRISPR-associated CARF protein Csa3, yielding MKSYFVTLGFNETYLLRLLNETSAQKEDKLVIVVPSPIVSGTRTAIENVKIQSYRLHYPEPEVHEIKLSDFNTTLSQILDYLLPLPEPIISDLTIGMRMFNSLILINILISKKKFTVYLRDEGGGSTVISFNDNAINALLRDYTKEEMRMLDVIKRNNGISTTELAKVLGKSEKTLLNKITELKKIGIVTQKGKDRKVEITPLGENAMKLIEKKLTSSVSNLQKCGQKASPF